The Primulina eburnea isolate SZY01 chromosome 13, ASM2296580v1, whole genome shotgun sequence genome includes a region encoding these proteins:
- the LOC140809027 gene encoding LOB domain-containing protein 4-like, producing MIHIEVNEMKDGSRKQGAACPCAACKLLRRRCGQDCVFAPYFPADEPHKFASVHKVFGASNVNKMLQELPEDQRADAVSSMVYEANARIRDPVYGCVGAISSLQQQIDSLQTQLAFAQAEVVHMHMRQLSSPENASPSSGNTQSRRAARSLFNMDMVMDQTDMNDSIWP from the exons ATGATACATATAGAAGTAAATGAAATGAAGGATGGCAGTAGAAAACAAGGGGCGGCGTGCCCATGCGCAGCGTGCAAGCTTCTGCGGCGGAGATGTGGGCAGGATTGCGTGTTCGCGCCTTATTTTCCAGCCGATGAACCTCACAAGTTTGCTAGTGTTCATAAGGTGTTTGGTGCCAGCAATGTCAACAAGATGCTGCAG GAATTGCCAGAGGATCAAAGAGCCGATGCTGTTAGTTCCATGGTTTACGAAGCAAATGCGAGGATAAGGGATCCAGTTTACGGCTGCGTAGGAGCCATATCTTCTTTACAACAACAGATTGATTCACTGCAGACTCAATTGGCCTTTGCACAGGCAGAAGTTGTACACATGCATATGCGGCAATTGTCGTCGCCAGAAAATGCATCTCCCTCGTCTGGGAACACACAATCTCGTCGGGCTGCCAGGTCCCTTTTTAACATGGACATGGTTATGGATCAGACTGATATGAATGACTCTATCTGGCCTTAG
- the LOC140809026 gene encoding uncharacterized protein, whose translation MDFDGHESCFGHALLPALVSLSPFASSASPFPRRLLSRFKQPHKPVRAKRQLAWLSLQGRLVGADEASSAKAIDKKGVFSDEEAETWDFFTPIQRVLIVAVVAAAATNSKKNRQIFELRKSVELTDQVLSSMQHKLDCLCKEIDYFKDQPEIVVSNDYSYPIPNDYLVNAPTKEINGDDVFKYKMPLLSEVGPEERRMSDLSDWAPSVTSSVDVKLDASANNQTINNLQMECEEKDVIIKELSTILHKSEAFGSKRISELEDIICRKNMIINKLRKDTLILEQKVVSLTRLRRPSFTAPSSNVEHLPIMADNVLYDIDSTTSASSSDSDSNSLEKTNKVPSLKRPEISVRISKKDTNEDLKNNQVQSSTVIGQQHQRLQKTSSLNQTHNSVLSLKPKRVTHASREKRSRGLLPNSRT comes from the exons ATGGATTTTGACGGCCATGAATCCTGCTTCGGCCACGCTCTACTCCCTGCGCTGGTGTCTCTGTCACCGTTCGCTTCATCTGCATCGCCTTTCCCACGGCGGCTCCTAAGCCGCTTCAAACAGCCCCATAAACCGGTGAGGGCGAAAAGGCAGCTAGCTTGGTTGTCTCTGCAAGGCCGGCTTGTGGGAGCCGATGAAGCGAGCTCGGCTAAGGCCATCGACAAAAAAGGAGTATTCAGTGATGAAGAAGCAGAGACTTGGGATTTTTTCACCCCGATTCAGCGGGTTTTGATAGTTGCCGTTGTTGCAGCTGCCGCTACGAATTCGAAGAAGAACCGGCAGATTTTCGAGCTGCGAAAATCTGTTGAACTTACG GACCAAGTGCtctcaagcatgcaacataagCTGGACTGTCTTTGTAAGGAAATTGATTATTTCAAGGATCAGCCTGAAATTGTGGTCTCTAATGATTACTCGTATCCGATCCCTAATGATTATTTG GTTAATGCCCCAACTAAAGAAATAAATGGGGATGATGTATTCAAGTACAAAATGCCACTTCTCAGTGAGGTCGGACCCGAGGAACGTCGTATGTCTGATTTGTCAGATTGGGCTCCCAGTGTTACTTCTTCTGTGGATGTTAAG TTGGATGCTTCAGCAAATAACCAAACTATCAATAACCTGCAAATGGAATGTGAAGAGAAGGATGTCATCATCAAGGAACTCTCTACTATTCTTCACAAGTCTGAAGCTTTTGGCTCAAAG AGAATTTCAGAATTGGAAGATATCATTTGCAGGAAGAATATGATCATCAACAAACTTAGAAAAGACACGTTGATTCTTGAACAAAAG GTGGTTAGCTTAACGAGGCTTCGAAGACCCTCATTCACAGCACCAAGTTCAAATGTAGAGCACCTTCCAATCATGGCAGATAATGTGCTTTATGACATAGATAGCACAACTAGTGCTTCATCTTCTGATTCTGACAGTAACTCTCTTGAAAAGACAAACAAAGTCCCATCCTTGAAAAGGCCAGAAATCTCTGTTCGGATTAGCAAAAAAGATACAAATGAAGACCTAAAAAATAATCAAGTCCAGAGCTCTACTGTTATAGGGCAGCAGCATCAGAGATTGCAGAAAACGAGCTCATTGAATCAAACACATAATTCAGTTCTATCCTTGAAACCAAAGCGAGTAACACATGCTAGTAGAGAAAAGAGAAGCAGGGGCCTCCTTCCAAACTCAAGGACGTAG